tatcaagGTTTATTGATATCACATATTTGTCCACCGCTTTTATTGCTGGCATATCCAATCATTTAAAAATCATGTGTTTGAGTTATGAGGATTCAAAAGTTCTTGCAAATCACTCTACCTCACCTTACTTAAGAATACGATTGTACTTGAAAAagcaatttatttttaaaaaatatattgagcCTCAACTCGGTGTTGATCTGCCCTATTCCCTTTCTTGTGATTAATGTTTTTTACCAAGTTTTaaaatgagaaaaagacaaaaatagcactaaatcaagtttttgttcccaaactagcactcaaggtcaaaagtcacaaaaatagcatttaatgttttatcaaaagtcacaaacttagggtttagagttaaagggtggggtttaggatttagggtttagggtttagggtttagggtttagagtttagggtttagggtttagagtttagggtttagggtttagagtttagggtttagggtttagggtttagagtttagggtttagggtttagagttgagaaatgaggttttggggataagatttcaaattttgaaaaataaaaaaattaaaatttttaaaggataaacttagaaatgtgctattttgatcattttagtttttaaatgctatttttgtgatataaatttagaaatgtgctattttggagatttgcccttttgAAATACTATGAAACTTTTTTTCtctgtaaaatgaaaatatgaaaattgaaGCATAGGTCGGCCAACCAATGGGGAGTGATATCGTATGCCTGATTTCGGTTGACCAGATGTTATGAACGCTTGAGATATGGAAGTCAGAGAAAGCAGAAagggttttaacttttaactaaatgACAACAAAGCGTTGACTTAGAAAAAGACAACAAGAATCACggataaataaaatagaaaacgaCGTTTTCTAATGCAATAATACATACACATTCTTCTGACTCGAATTTGttatagagaaaaaaacaaaaatagtactaaatcaagtttttgttcgcaaactagcactcaaggttaaaagtcacaaaaatagcacttaatgttttatcaaaagtcacaaacttagggtttagagttaaagggtggggtttaggatttagggtttagggtttagagtttagggtttagggtttagagtttagggtttagggtttagagttagaaatgaggttttggggataagatttcaaattttgaaaaataaaaaaattaaaattttcaaaggataaacttagaggtgctattttggtcattttaattttgttttggagatttgccctttgtTTAATTCCATAAGAATTTCGGGTAAGTAAACTCGATCGAAGATGACATAATTCTTCATGGCTACGGTTCAGcccatatattatataaaacgtGTAAACGAGAAAGAGAAACGTGAGGACGAGTCAGTCACCGATCAAGGCATGTTTCCGACCGGCGAAGTTAGTAGTATCCGAAGCCAACTTAATGTTTATATTATTCCATTTCAGCTGTCAAAGTCAACAAATGGCCACGTCCAGCTAATGAATACTTAAGGTAGACAAACATTTGAAGCAATTATCAAAccgtttttaacttttttaaaacaacattcgCAAATCAAAACCCAATATGGCAATTTTCCCTTTACGATTTGAATTACTTTCAGAACGCACTTGACCGATTAAACCCGATTAAACTTGAACAATACAACCTGGGACAACTTGCAGATTATGGCCTCTTTCAGATAATTTATGACAAACCTATATGGCTATATTTGTACTTTGCATAGTACATGtctatgtataaatatataagttatattatatgaaattatatcaaataatatgttaacagaaaaaacatgatcaaatcattttaaattttttttttttattgtttttacaaTAACAATCTTTTGTAGTTTCTGTTATAACAttgtaaaattgttttgatATCAATGATTATTTTGCTAAAAAGACagccaaaatattattatatttggccACAAATTCAACAACTATGTTCGCTTTGTAATATATCTAAATTTATTaccattcaaaatataacaaaaataaacgataaaatataacttgtttatttatatttaatttgaaataattcCTTCCTCTCCTTTGTTCAGCTCACAAGTCACGATGTTCATCTGAACAACAAAACATGAAGTCAAACAAGCTCTAAATCCCCTGTAATGGAAGACAAGAAAGCAAACATAATCGCTACTCTAACCATCTTATCCCTCCTCCTCGTCATAATCGCCGCCCGTGTTtatctaaaactctccaaacccttTTACCTCCTCGCCGGCGTCGACATCTCATTAATCCTCGCCGTGTTCTGCTTCCTCGTAATCCGAAGCCGTTAcaacagagagagaaagaacCTCGAGTCAAGATACATCTCCGAAGGCAGAGAGCTCAGAATCGAGTACAGCTTCCTCCGAAAAGTCGCCGGAGTACCAACCAAGTTCAAGCTCGAGGATCTCGAAGAAGCCACCGACGGGTTCAGAGTCCAGATCGGGAAAGGAGGATCAGGCTCGGTGTTCAAAGGAGTTTTAAAAGACGGAAGCCAAGTAGCTGTGAAGAGAATCGAAGGAGAAGAGAAAGGAGAAAGAGAGTTTAGGTCAGAGGTCGCCGCCATAGCTTCCGTGCAGCACAAGAATCTAGTTCGTCTTTACGGTTATTCATCAGCGAACCGTTACAGATTCTTAGTCTACGAATACATACCAAACTCGTCTCTCGATGTATGGATCTTCCCGGGAAAGAGAAGACTCGGAGTTGGAGGAGGATGTTGCTTGACGTGGGACCAAAGGTACCAAGTTGCAATAGATGTAGCGAAAGCCCTATCTTATCTTCACAATGATTGTCGGTCCAAGATCTTGCATCTTGACGTTAAGCCAGAGAACATTCTCCTCGACGAGGATTACAGAGCCGTGGTAACGGACTTCGGACTCTCAAAGCTGGTTGCCAGAGACGAGAGCCGAGTAGTAACTGAGATACGCGGCACGTGCGGGTATCTAGCGCCAGAGTGGCTTCTAGAGCACGGTATCTCCGAGAAGTCTGACGTTTACAGCTACGGGCTCGTGCTCCTAGAGATGATCGGAGGAAGGAGGAGTATAACGAGGGTAGAGAACAAGAggaccaagaagaagaagttggagTATTTTCCGAGGATTGTGAACCAGAAGATGAGAGAAAGGAGAGTGATGGAGATTGTGGATCAACGGTTGATAGAAGCCAAGGAGGTGGATGATGAAGGGCAAGTGATGAAGCTGGTGTGTGTGGCGCTTTGGTGTATACAGGAGAAGGCTAAGAATAGGCCTGATATGGCTACGGTGATTGAGATGCTTGAAGGGAGAGTTACGGTGAATGAGCCGCCGGATTCTAAACTGGTTGTGGTCGATCTTTTGGCGGCAGCTGGTGGGGgtgatgatgatgttgatgatgtGACTACAGGTGTAAGAAGGGTTGTGGAGATGCCAAAATTGCATATTCAGAGGGGAAGGCATTTTCGTTTTCCGTCTGTTTGTTCTAGTATCATATCTCCAGTTTCTCCACGTTAGAGCTTTGGTTTGTTTCTTCGTTTGATATGTTAATAAGCACAACAAAACATAACCGGAACCTACTCTTTGTTTATATTTGGTTTTGTTCAAGTCTAAAACTTAGATTGCTTAGTGTTTTACACTCCAGCCTTTGAAATGTACTTATGTAGTAAGCACAACCCTTACATAACCAAGATTAGCAAATGAGCCGAGTCAATAAATAAGCTATCATTGTCCAAGCACACATCAGCACAACTCCAAGTGAGAATGTGAGATTTATTTAATCTAGAAATTTGTATTATTGTTTCAAACCATTTAGGAAAACAGTAGTACGTACTTGACACTTCTAATAATAACATCAATATTATGTAAAGCTCTTATTGGTAGTGCACATGGGTGGCTGATATTtaattcatctttttttttgaatggatGTCAAATTTATTCATTCAATGAATGCGTCTATAGTTTGAAGAAACTTAATTCGTCTTTGAAATGGTATGAAGGTTTGATGTCTCTCTGTGCACTAGAAGTCGTCGCCTAAAGAACGTAGTGAAGAACAAAAGAGAGAGGTTTAATTTagaaagtaaagagagagagatagagtaaaGAAAGAGAATCTTATTTGCTTGATTAATTTGGTTTATGGGAAGATCTCATATATATAGGGGTTATAAGTATGGCAAATGGTAGATGAGATATGATAAACTAAtaatccattgtcttgagaccttaatccaccatgcatgcttgtcccttgtagtggcatctccattgtcttgagacattaaccaaccatgcatgcttgtcccttgtactggtatctccattgtcttgagaccttaaccaaccatcttgtttcttattgcttcatcttcacactccccctcaagcttgaccatagggactggtcaagcttggaaaccatgaatcattccctcattaaaacctttagcttggaaaaacctcatgggataaaacccaagccaaggaaaaagagtagaacacttcatggctAAGAGGATTAGTGTGATGAAAAATCTACGAGTCCTAACTTGGAATGTATGAACTCGCAAACCTTGGTGCTTGCAGTCTTGGTAAAgatgtcagctagttgatcctcacttcttgtgtagcaggGTAAGATGATCCTTTGTTCCACTGCTTGCCTAactttatgacaatccacctcaatgtgtttagtcctctcatgaaacacacTGTTGGAAGCTATGTGTAttgctgcttgattatcacaatgcatggtgatTGGAGTTGATGTCTCTATACCCAAGTCTCGAAGTAAGTTTCTGATCCAAATCAACTCACTAGTGAGCTTCCTCATTGccctatattcagcttcagcacttgagcatgacactatcttctgtttcttgctcttccaagtgacaagaTTGCCTCCAataaatgtacaatagccggtagtGGATCTCCTATCCACTctgtctcctgcccaatcagcatcacaatatccaactaTCTCTGTATTTTTGTTGCATCCTATCCACACTCCTTGCCCTGGCGCCTCCCTTAGGTATCTTAGGATCCTTTCAACCATGTTCCAATGGTGTATCTTGGGAGCTTGCATATTCTGGCTTACTTGGTTAACTGCAAAGCATACATCAGGCCTGGTGATGGTGAGGTATATCAGCTTTCCTACCATTCTTCTATAGTGTTTAACGTCAGCATAGggcttgtcttcaatctccccctcacgcagcacCTTATACCCATCTTCTAGTGGAGTCTTGGCTACTCTCGCTCCAAACTTTCCTGCCTCATTCAAAatatcaagtgtgtacttcctttgagataagagcggcatatttctatccctagaaagtactttagctcacccaaatctttaatatcaaaagtaGACTTAAGAAAGACTTTGGTTGAGATAATACCTTCCTTGTCACTTCCTGTGATGATAATATCTTCTACATAAATAAGAATCACCACAATTCCTTGCttgcttgtgagtgtgaagagtgtatgatcagcttctgactttacaaaccctcttccattgagagttgtactcagttTGTGGTACCAAGCCATTGGTGACtgttttaacccatagattACTTTCTTCAACCTTAGGACATTCTCTGGCTTGACCATGTCTTCCATACCCGGAGGTGACCTCATGTAAAcctcatcctccagctctccttgaagaaaagcattcttgacatccatctgccataaatcccaTTCCAAGTTCACTGCCAATGAGAGTAGAATCCTTatggtgtggagtttagctactggtgcaaatgtatccagatagtcttctccatagacttgggtgtatcctcttgcaactagccttgttttctttctttctggtttcccattggcaaggtacttgatggtgaagagtaGACGGCTTGTAACAGCTTTCTTTCCTTTGGGGAGCTCAgtttcataccaagtatcattcttgatcatggcaccAACTTCATCCCCAACTGACGCTCTCCACTCTTCATGCTTCatggcttcttcataagtctttGGTACATACTCTTGATATAGGTTGCTGATGAAGACTACATGCTCTTCAGATAGTCTCGCAAAAGAACATGTTGCTTGGATAGGATGAGCTACTGCATTGTTGTTGAAGTATACTTTGGTGTCCATCCACTGAGATGGTTTCTTCACCCTTGTACTCCTCCTTAATGGTTGAACTTCTTGTTGCATTCCATCTTGATCATTAACAACTTCttcttggatagcttcttcttggATAGCTTCCTCGTGGATAGCTTCGTCATGGATATCTTCTTCAGGGATAGCTTCCTCATGGATAACTTGTAAATTAGGttgatttcccccctcatgatcaggatGGACTGCTTCTTCAATTGATGTAGCTTCATCCACAACTGGAGGTATAGGTGAAGTGCTCGGTACGCCACTTGTTTGAGGCTGGCTGATGCCTAGGTTTTCCAGAATGATTCTCAAGTTGTTTGCCCTATCTGAAGATCCTTGTGAGAGATCCTGAAGGCTTTCCCAACTCTTTTCATCATAGTATCCCTTTGATTCCACAAACTTAACATCCCTTGAGACCATAACTCTTCTTGATTCAGGTatgtagcacttgtaccccttctgcgCATGAGTATATCCTATGAACATGCCTTTGACACTCttggcttcaagcttgtttctctgttccccTGGTATcaagacatagcacacacacccaaaaacACGCAAGTGATCAATTGgaggttttattttgtttaatacctGAAAGGGAGAGATATCTTGGAGGACTTTGGTGGGGATCCTGTTGATCAAATAACATGCTGAGACCACAGCATCTCCCcagaacctctttggaacattggtatggaacatcatgctccttgcaacctccataagatggcgattcttcctttcagcaactccattttgttgtggtgtgtatggGCAACTTGTTTGATGGATTATGCCATGTTTTGCTAAGTGATGTTTGAAAGCAGTGCTTGTGTATTCTCCGCCATTATCAGACCTAAAAATTTTGATCTTGGAATTGAAATGGTTAGATACATAGTTTTGGAAGTTAATAAAAGCTTCTAAAACTCtatctttagtttgaatcaaggtgagccatgtatattttgatttttcatctatgaatgtaacaaaatatttatggttcTCCCTAGACATACAAGGTgctgtccaaacatcagagtgcacaagatcaaagcaattttcataaatagtctTAGAATTAGGGAAAACAGATCTCTGATGTTTACCaagaatacaagcctcacaacttCCACTCTTTAAAGATAGATTAGGTAACATCAGTCCTAAGGCACGATAATgaggatgacctaatctagcatgccataaaacATCACTAGCTAACACAGAAGCAGAATTGAAAGCACAAGATAAATCTGAAAGCTTGGTGTTTTCAAGCAAGTAAAGCTCTCCCTTGCTCACACCCTTTCCCAACATCTTCTtggtcttaatatcctgaaagcacacatcattaggactgaaaataacattgcaatttAGATCATTGGTTGTtctcttaacagataataagTTGGATGTGAAagtaggcatataaaaagcttgagactccttatcaaacagtttcaagTTTCCTACTCCTTCAAttggaattctatcaccattagcaatcacTACACTCCCTAGAGCAGGTTTAACATCACTAATCAGTCTAGCAtccctaatcatatgatgagaagctccCAAATCAATGATCAAAGGTCTAGTAGTATGTGAAGCACTGTGAATAGAATTAAAAGCAGTGACACTGATGTTACTAGAGTTTGCATTGATAGCCTTGATAAGGGCTTCAATGTCTGACTTGCAGATGAAGGCATCATCAGGGGATGGCTAAGACATGGCATGGGACGTGGATCCACCAGTGTGGGTGGTTGAGATCATAGCTCTTCCATCTTCTCCTATGTGCATGGAGCCTGGTACTGTGGTTTCATGAGCTCTTGCTTCATGTGCTTTGGCCTGGTTGTATCTGTTGGTTGAAGCAGGTCTGAGGTGAGGATGGAGGATTCAACAATTGGTTTTGGAGTGGCCTAGATTCTTGCAGTGCTCACAAGTCACAGACttgtctcctcctcttcttggttTGAAGTGTGCTTTGTTGACTGAAGAACTCTCCATCTTCTCAGCTTTGTTTGCCATAAACAGTTCCCCTTTTCCACCAAAGAGACCATCTGAGCCTAGCTCCTTCCGAAGTTGAGCACACACATCATCATAGCTTGGAAGCTCTTTAGCTCTCAATATGTGTTTAAGTACATCATTGAAGCTTGGGTTGAGTGTGAGAAGCaatccaaagaccttgtcttgctcacgcctctcttCTAGTATACTAGGATCAGTGGTACTTGGTCTCAGCATCTCAAGTTCAGACCACAGCTGGCTGTACTTCCCAAGGTGCTTGGTGAAGTCCATATCCTCTTGCTGCAAGTTGTTGATTGCCCTCTTAACCTCAAAAATTCTGGtgaggtttgaagtgttgccatataCCTTGTGTAAGGTATCCCATAGCTTCTCTGCAGTCTCACAGTGTGAGTAAGACTCCATGATAGGAGTATCAAGTGAGCCTTTCAAGATAGACAGCACCATGAGATCCTCCTGACCCCATTTGCCTTCATCTACCACTACAACCTCCTTGccatcttctccttgggtgatttGTCTTGGGGCCTCACTTGTGGTGATGTACTCCCATAGACCTCTTCCTCCAAGAGCTGTCCTGGTCAATCTCGACCAGGTAATGTAGTTAGGACCTTTCAGGATGACTGGAATCCTCACTAGCTTGTGCTGCTCCATCTTTGCTTGCTATTGTCCAGTgggttaaaaataaaaaaaatcgccAAGAAGAAATTT
The window above is part of the Brassica napus cultivar Da-Ae chromosome C3, Da-Ae, whole genome shotgun sequence genome. Proteins encoded here:
- the LOC106385131 gene encoding probable receptor-like protein kinase At5g20050; the encoded protein is MEDKKANIIATLTILSLLLVIIAARVYLKLSKPFYLLAGVDISLILAVFCFLVIRSRYNRERKNLESRYISEGRELRIEYSFLRKVAGVPTKFKLEDLEEATDGFRVQIGKGGSGSVFKGVLKDGSQVAVKRIEGEEKGEREFRSEVAAIASVQHKNLVRLYGYSSANRYRFLVYEYIPNSSLDVWIFPGKRRLGVGGGCCLTWDQRYQVAIDVAKALSYLHNDCRSKILHLDVKPENILLDEDYRAVVTDFGLSKLVARDESRVVTEIRGTCGYLAPEWLLEHGISEKSDVYSYGLVLLEMIGGRRSITRVENKRTKKKKLEYFPRIVNQKMRERRVMEIVDQRLIEAKEVDDEGQVMKLVCVALWCIQEKAKNRPDMATVIEMLEGRVTVNEPPDSKLVVVDLLAAAGGGDDDVDDVTTGVRRVVEMPKLHIQRGRHFRFPSVCSSIISPVSPR